In the Bos mutus isolate GX-2022 chromosome 15, NWIPB_WYAK_1.1, whole genome shotgun sequence genome, caatcttgattccagcttgtgcttcatcctgccctgcatttcacatgatgtactttgcatataagttaaataagcaggaggacaatatacagccttgacatactcatttcctaATATGGAACCAGTGcattgttccatgtatggttctaactgtttcttcttgacctgcatacagatttctgaggaggcaggtaaagtggtctggtatttccatctcttgaattttcctcagtttgttgtgatccacacattcaaaggctttagtgtagtcaatgaagcaaaagtagatgtttttctggaactctattgctttttctatgatccaatgtaggttggcaatttgatctctgattcctctgccttttgtaaatccagcatgaacatctggaagttctcagttcatgtactgttgaagcctggcttggagaattttgagcattactttgctagcatgtgagatgagtgcaaatgtgcaatagcttgaacattctttggcactgcctttctttgggattggaatgaaaactgaccttttccagtcctgtgaccactgctgagttttccagattacctggcatgttgagtgcagcactttcatagcatcatcttttaggatgtgaaactgcttaactggaattccatcacctccactagctttttttgcagtgatgcttcctaaggctcacttgactttgcattccaggatgtctagctgtaggtgagtgatcacaccatcatggttatctgcgtcatgaagatcttttttttatagttcttctgtgtattcctgccacctcttcttaataccttcttcttctgttaggcccatactgtttctgtcctttattgtgcccatcttggcatgaaatgttcccttggtatctctaattttcttgaagagatctctagtctttctcattctattgttttcctctgttttcttgcactgatcactgaggaagtctttcttatctctccttgctattctttggaactctgcattcaaatggattattctttccttttctcctttgctttcgattgactttttttttcccccctttgagTACTTGAAATATATTGTTCTGTTATCTTCTATATCTTCTCACTTGCATTATTTCCAGTTATAAATCTGCCATTTTCTATATCTTTGATCCCCtgctaaatatttttctctttatcagtTGTTTTGAGCAATTTGATTATTATGTGCTTTGGTGTAGGTTTCTTCATATTTCTTATGCTTGAGATTTGTGGATCTTTCATTTTATAGCTTTCATCAAATCCAGCATAAAAGTGGCCataaattcttcaaatattttttctgttctatCTCAGCTGTCTTCCAAGAATTCTAATTACTCATACATTAGGCTTGAAATTACCCCATGACTCGATTAAgctcttttcacttaaaattatatttttctccatttcattttatatagtttCTATATGTTTAAGTTTACAATCTTTCTATTATGTTCAATTTGTCATTAATTCTATCCAGTGTATTTCTCATTGCTCAATGCTTTCTCATCTTCTTGAGATTTTCTCTAGGATGCAATTAAGTTGTTTGGAAGTAACTTGAtccttcaaattttcttttacaatttaTTAGGCAGGCCCAGAGCCATGTTTAGTCTAGGGCTAATTATTCCTTATTACTCAGGCAATACATCTCTGCATATTCTGTCCAACCTCTATGAATTAGGATGCTTTCCAGTTTGGTTTGTATGAATAGGCACTTTTTCCAGCCCTGTATGAACCATGGGTATTGTTGCCTCTAATCCTTATGGCCTTATGGatagttctttctttgttttggaCAGTTTATTCAAACATACATATTGATCAGTATGCCTTAAATATTTGAGAGGAACCTTGTACAGATCTATGGAGTTCTGTCTCTGTGCAGTATATTCTACAACTTCTAGCTGCCTTGGACTTTCAGCTCTGTCTCAACTCAGTGAGACTTCTGGGCTCTGCCCAGATTGTTCCTGCCTGTTGCACAACCTAGAAACTCCCTTGGGCAGTAAACTTGAAGAACTATAGAGTTTACCTCATTTGTTTGTCATCTCTCAAACTCTATCCATTGCCTGATGGCCAATGTCTTAAAAAactattgtttcatatattttatccatatttttGTAGTTTTCGGTAGGACGCTTAAATTGATCCCTATTTCTTATGCTGGTCTGAAGTAcaaatcctcaagaaaattaaatagcttttaaaattatttttatattaaatatggatatattgtgaaataagataaattttaaacaaattcttttttaaatgagtcTTCAGAATAGTTTCATACTTATGTCTGACCACTTTAAGCTTATACTTCAAGATGTCCCTGAGtttcatatttcctttttgaGATGTGCTGATGGAGGTAATTTTAGGAATTCAGAGGAAGAGACCTTATCTTGTATTTAAAAATCACCAGCCTTACTACATAATCATGCctaaaaaggaatacattctcTTTTTCCTTGTTGAAAGGTAAGTTTTATGCTCATCAGCCATTTATAGCTCATTGGAAATAAATTTATCAATGAATTGAATGAGTAGGTTACACTGGGAGATAATATGCTATATGTTACATTGAGAGAGTATATGCTATACTAGGTTATCTAGGGTGGGGTGAAAACGGGACAGAAGGTAAGAGCACAAGACTCTGACATTACTTTTACCACTGATTTGTTTACAGTAGATTATCCCTGTCTGGATAATCTTAGAGTTTACCAAGAAGTCATCCCATGCTCACAGCAGTGGCAGAAACAACTCCCTGTGTTGCATTGCTTGTTAATGGAGCTTGGCATTCCACATGTTTTGCTTTCCTTAGGACCAGTGTACCATGAGTACTGTGAGTGTCCAGAAGAGGATCCTCAGGCCTGGCAGAAAACTCTGTCTTGTCCAGACAAGGAACCACAGATTGAAAAAGATTTTGCTTCTTTCCCCAGCATTAATCTCCAGCAGATGCTAATTGAAGTTCCAAAAAGGTTTGGGGATGAGAGGGGTGCTATTGTTCATTACACGATTCTCAATAACAACATCTACCGAAGATCTTTAGGGAAATACACAGACTTCAAAATGTTCTCAGATGAGATTTTGCTGTCACTAGCAAGAAAGGTATGAGAATGAATTCATTGATTCCAAAACCAAAATAGTTTAAGTATTTATTTGTAACATTTAATTCTTAGAATAATAATGGTAAAGAATGAAAATGGATTCCAGGCTTGCAAATGTACATCTGTCTACCACCTAAATATGGATCAGTtggatttctctttcctttaatatttaagttaaataGTTTGAGCCCTCATCTCAGGTAGGTAGACAGTATAGCACTCTCCCAAGTCCTCTGTGAACTCCCAGACATTTATAGTTGCAAGGTGacttcttgagcttccctgttCCTGCTGAATACTCCTTCCATTCAGATTTCACTTCCTGCAGCAGTTTTCTTCTTGTCACTTCAAAATAAGTTGAACTTAGGACACATTTTCGTTGTTTTAATCCTAAGTGCTTCTAAAAGATCGTGTGCATGGTACACTTTGTTGTTGAGGTACCAGAGAGAGGTTATTTTGTGCCAATGcagaataagcaaaacaaaaatcctaACATGTAAAAATAGACATCCCTGTGTAAAATAAGACTCTCAGTCATCCTTACCTCTGGGAATTTCTCACTGGCTGACCCTGATCTTCATGTCTAGGCTTCTTATGAAACATGATTGGAGCTTCTGTCTTCCAAAAGATTTCATATCCCCAGCACCTCCTCCTTCTATCCCTCTATTCAGCCCTTCTTTCCATATTTACAAAACTCCTATAAATCCTCTGAAGCAGAGCAATTCAAACTACCTTTTGTTATTCTTTATTCCCAATCGTGCAGAATAAAGGAGGAAgaatgggcattttttttttacctttctcaTCTAGAAAGGCCATGAAGGTAGTTTTCTTACCCAAAAGCCACCTTTCCTGATATGAGTTATATATTCCCAAGCATATGAAATATGGGACTGCGatcaattcttattttaaatagcagctgcctcctgcctccccatgaGCCCGTCATATGAGCATATTATGGGCATCTGATCCTAAAGGCGGTTCCTTCTTCCTGGACTACCACCAGTCTACTCTGCCCTGTGTTTCTGTATCTCTGTGCTTATGTGGTTTTCAACTAGGAATGATTTGCCTCTGAGAGGAATTTGGCAATGTTGCAACTGGGGACTTGCTACTGCACCTGGTGGCTAGAGGCCAGGGATTCTGCTAATTCTACAATGTGCAGGACAACGCCCTCAGGATAGAATTACCCAGACCAAAATGTCAGTGGTGCCAAGATTGAGAAATCCTCCTCTACAGTGAAAACTTCTGATGTGGAGCTTATGGCCTGTAcagcccatctggctcctctgtccatgggattttccaggcaagaatcctggagtgggttgccatttccttctccaggggatctccccaacccagggatggaacccaggtctcctgcattgcaggcaggctctttacggtttgagccaccagggaatcccttattAAATAAGCTACTAAATGATAGTAGGGGAGCACTAGGGTGAAGAATCATATCCCTTTGCCCTTCCCTTTTGTTCCAGGTTCTTTGCCCAGTGACTAAAAAGGGATTTAAGATAAATGAGACTCACCTCTGGTTATTGAACAGCTCACTCTAGGGGAACTTGTTTTTGTTATTTGGAAGTGAGGATGGGATATGAACACAAGCAACATTATACCACAACATGATAGGCACATAAGAAAAGTAGATAACCCAGAGTTAAAATGTCCGAGGAAGGCAAGTCATAGAGGAGGTAATATTTGCTCTGGGTGTGGAGGATGAAAAGAGATTGCCAAGTGAATAAGTAGGAGAAGGGCATTCCAAGTAAAGAGAATTACATGTTAAGGTGTGTGGCGTTTTTAGAGAGTAAAGTTTTCTGGTCCTTGGGCAGATGGAAGATGAGATTCAAAGCTAAGCGGGAACAAGATAGTGAGGGCCTGAATTCCAGCCAGGGGGTTTAGACCTTGTCCTATAGGATTAAGGTACTCTTAAGCTTAGTAGTAACATTAATTTGGGTTTTAGAAAATTTGAACAACAATGTGGACAGCAGGAGAGGCTAGAATCAGAACATCTAGTAAGGGACAAGTATTGGAACAGTCTAGGGAAGAGATGATAAAGGCCTAAACTACGGCATTGAGCATGAAGATGGAAATGGATGGCAGATTCCAAAAACAAACACGGTTGTTATAAAGAGTTTTGATAGTGAAGGAAAACAAGGGCTTGGGTCTAACTTTATAGATTCTCACTTAGGCTGCTGGCAGAAAGGGTGCTTGAAGCCATTCATTCACGCCTTTCTGCAAAGTTTCCATAACTATAGTTACATACACACAAGTTTTAAATGCCAGCTCTGAAGAGAGGTGGCTACTTCCTGCTTAAGTGAATTGTCGTGCATCATCCTCACtctggattttcttctttcttaaaaaaaaaaatgatttatttgtttatttttggctgtgctgggtctttgttgctgcacaggcttttctctagttgtggtgagcggggactactctctaactgtggtgtgcaggcttctcatggctGTGGGTTCTCCTGTTGCCGAACACGGGCcatagggcatgcaggcttcagtagttgcagcacgtgggctcagtagttgtggcccatgggcttagtcgccctgcagcatgtgggatcttccctacccagacattgaacctgtgtctcctgcattggtagtcagattctttaccactgagccaccggggaagccccttgaTTATCTGATACTACTGATGACTGAGAAGCATCCTTCTCTCTTCCATTTTCAAATttatcagaaaattttaaaagtcgaAGAACCAAAGCATTTAGTATCAAAGACTGAGGTCTTCCCGACACTGATAaacattcttttgtttatttaggtcCTTCTCCCAGATTTAGAATTTTATGTTAATCTTGGAGACTGGCCTTTGGAGCATCGAAAAGTCAATGAAACCCCTGGCCCTTTACCTATCATTTCATGGTGTGGCTCTCTGGATTCACAAGATGTTATCCTTCCAACATATGACATCACCCACTCCACACTTGAAGCTTTGAGGGGTGTTACAAATGATCTCCTATCTATTCAGGGAAATACAGGTAAAAGTCATTCGCTAAGAAAAAGCTTAAAAGTTAAAAAGGTGAAAGGAATGTTCACTCAGAGAGAGTACgtctatatatttaaataaccattgttcttcttttctaaccaggaaaagagaaaaacagcagtCTGAACTCTAAAGTGGTTTTTGTTTAGGATTCTTCTAATTCAAAAATCAAAGATACATGAGCTGGGCTAGTAATGTCCAAAATCTACTGTAACTGAGTCTCCTTTGAGTTGGTCACATGTAAAtaccatttgaaaatatatttaaaaaaatttttgttcgttttctttttaaaattgtattatttatttatttggctgcattgggtcttagttgcaacatgggGGATCTTCACTGCATCATGTAGGATTTTTTGCTGCCActcaggctctctagttgtggtgtacaggctcagtagttatccTGCGTGGCCTAAGTTGCTCCGTGGCACatgagaccttagttccccaaccaaggatcaaatctgcctcccctgcattgcaaggtggatccttaaccactggaccaccagagaagtcccgtAAAAATACGCATTTGGTAAAACTTTCACTTAATGCTGACTCCAGTGCCTTTATATTGCTGGATGAAATAAGGgagaattctgaaaaatataaagtttattcATATGTAAGAGAACTATGATATAATTTGGATATTACAGCCTCCAGTAAGAAATTCTCTTCCCTGTTTCTGTCTTTCTTGATCCTTTATAATCTGAATTCCTTCCCTCCTATTTAATGGCCTTAGGTTTATGGTAATACACACCATTTTATTAAACTGAACTCCCTGAGTAGAAAAAAACACTACCTGTCTTTACAAGCGTTCATTTCTATTTAGATCAGGTCAAGTGGACTTATTTTATAGACAAGACTAGAGACTCCTTGTAAAGTCTCTAAAGATAATgcgaaatgaaaactgacctactTTTTATTTGATATCGGTAAATTCCTGAAAAGTGTGCTAAAATAGTAAAGCGGTTGACCACCCCCTAGTTTCTGTGATTTATGATTTATCCCTTAGAACACTGAGAAGTGTTAACTAATGACTTCTTTTTAGAATGATAGAAAGAGATCTAAATTAATTCTTCCTGATTATTTCCCTCCCAGGAAAgagagaatataaatatatatatatatagttgagttatacatatgtattttcatttaacaGCTTATTAGAAAAATTCTTCAGTGTATTCAAATTGATGTGCTCAAAATTCTGAGTGACCTAAGAATTAAAGTTGTGTGGGTGTTACTTAATTGTATAGTTTGTTATAGTCACTCTAAGAATGAAAGtctagtctgtgtgtgtgtgtgtgtgtgtgtgtgtgtgtgtgtgtgaagcacaAAAGAAGTGTTAACTAATGTGAAGAAACTAATGTGAACCAAGTCATGGAGTCTCTTTTTGCTTTTAACTTGATCCAGCATTGTTTTGGATAATTCCTGAAGTCATACCACAGGAACTCAACCTTTTGAGGGAGTTATCATTAGTAcacaaaaggataaaaattagAGCATATTTTTCAGAAGTTACACTTACTTTAGAGGATGTATTGATGATAAAAGAGCTTTAGCATCTTAAATAACAAAGGTAGATTAAAGATGACTATACTTACCATAATACAAAAATGTCAAATtcatattagtattttttttatggTCTCAAACATCTAGGACCTTCCTGGATCAACAAAAcagagaaagctttcttcagagGTAGAGATAGCCGAGAGGAGAGGCTCCAGTTGGTGCAGCTGTCCAAGGAAAATCCACAGCTACTAGATGCAGGAATCACAGGATACTTCTTcttccaagagaaagaaaaggagcttGGAAAAGCTAAATTGATAGGTTTCTTTGACTTCTTTAAGGTATGTGATTAGGTCTTCCTGGATAGATATAAAGTGATGAACTTGTGTTAAAAGTCAAACAAATAGCTGGGGTTGGGCAGATTTCTACCCAGATTTTATGACCCAGCATACACGTTCTTTTCAGACACA is a window encoding:
- the POGLUT3 gene encoding protein O-glucosyltransferase 3 isoform X4, which gives rise to MLIEVPKRFGDERGAIVHYTILNNNIYRRSLGKYTDFKMFSDEILLSLARKVLLPDLEFYVNLGDWPLEHRKVNETPGPLPIISWCGSLDSQDVILPTYDITHSTLEALRGVTNDLLSIQGNTGPSWINKTEKAFFRGRDSREERLQLVQLSKENPQLLDAGITGYFFFQEKEKELGKAKLIGFFDFFKYKYQVNVDGTVAAYRYPYLMLGDSLVLKQDSPYYEHFYMALKPWKHYIPIKRNLSDLLEKVEWAKENDEEAKKIAKEGQLTARDLLQPHRLYCYYYTVLQKYAERQLSKPEVRDGMELVPQPDDSASLCQCHRRRPLRQEL